One segment of Castanea sativa cultivar Marrone di Chiusa Pesio chromosome 3, ASM4071231v1 DNA contains the following:
- the LOC142628545 gene encoding uncharacterized protein LOC142628545 codes for MSVTEQVLIFLHIIGHNVRFRVIGSRFHRLTETVHRYFNVVLRGVLKLYRALIRLPSEDTPPEIRDSRRFYPYFKDCVGAIDGTHVRASVPLEIQGRFRGRKGGTTQNVLAAISFDLKFTYVLAGWEGSAHDSHVLNDAFARPRGFSIPSGKYYLGDAGYGNKNGILSPYRSVRYHLKEFSDRPPENEQELFNLQHSSLRTTIERGFGVLKKRFRVLDAEPFWSFETQVKVVLACCVIHNHIMGVDPADYIMEAAMNQVEGSGSQQETQHVGSPLEDIECGMLREMRYAKLCVMSKGKEKVGSKQFRWLPPMHTTMLTILAEEATKGNKPSNTFKPGSFATVAKAITEQFGVECHPSYVENRMRTLRTMWTTIQTLQKKSGFGWDDSLKMITCDAKTYQEEVMLILVYHSHKSSNDINIELNIEFMSEVIIALLLYVHKCLTYGRIGSMLIFLNKKIELYDELAIVVGKDLATGSFAKSYVDIDTEHDNAESTEMVADNGEEGVVDKGKNVVESSTTGSTLSKSHKRSRAPPSDDSARRLSRSA; via the exons ATGTCCGTTACGGAGCAAGtgctaatttttttacacattattgGTCATAATGTGAGGTTTCGTGTAATTGGTAGTCGGTTCCATAGATTAACTGAAACTGTCCATAGATACTTCAACGTCGTCCTTAGGGGGGTCCTAAAATTATATAGAGCTCTAATAAGACTGCCTAGCGAAGATACACCCCCAGAGATAAGGGATAGCAGAAGGTTCTACCCCTATTTCAAG GATTGTGTTGGAGCGATAGATGGTACACATGTTCGTGCATCTGTGCCACTTGAGATACAAGGAAGGTTTCGTGGTCGCAAAGGTGGAACCACACAAAATGTGTTAGCTGCCATTAGTTTTGACTTGAAGTTCACTTATGTATTGGCTGGATGGGAAGGCAGTGCACATGATTCACATGTGTTAAATGATGCATTTGCTAGGCCACGGGGATTTTCAATTCCCTCAG GTAAGTATTATCTTGGTGATGCTGGGTAtggtaataaaaatggaattttgTCACCCTATCGGAGTGTGCGATATCACTTGAAAGAGTTTAGTGATCGTCCTCCTGAGAATGAACAAGAATTGTTCAACCTCCAACACTCTTCCTTGAGAACTACCATTGAGCGAGGTTTTGGAGTGTTGAAGAAACGTTTTCGAGTATTGGATGCAGAACCATTTTGGTCTTTTGAAACACAAGTGAAAGTAGTGTTAGCATGTTGTGTGATTCATAATCACATTATGGGGGTTGATCCTGCTGACTATATTATGGAAGCTGCAATGAACCAAGTAGAGGGTAGTGGCTCCCAACAAGAAACACAACACGTCGGGAGTCCACTTGAAGACATAGAGTGTGGAATGCTAAGAGAGATGAGATATGCAAAGCTATGTG TAATGtcgaaagggaaagaaaaggtgGGTAGTAAGCAATTTCGATGGTTGCCACCAATGCACACGACAATGCTAACTATACTTGCCGAAGAGGCCACGAAGGGCAACAAGCCCTCGAACACTTTTAAGCCCGGTTCCTTCGCTACTGTCGCCAAGGCGATAACTGAACAGTTTGGGGTCGAGTGCCACCCCTCGTATGTTGAGAATCGAATGCGTACTTTGAGGACAATGTGGACTACCATTCAAACTCTTCAAAAGAAGAGTGGGTTCGGTTGGGATGATAGCTTAAAAATGATCACGTGCGATGCGAAGACGTACCAAGAGGAAGTTATG CTTATACTTGTTTATCATTCACATAAATCATCTAATGACATCAATATTGAATTGAATATTGAATTTATGAGTGAAGTGATCATTGCATTGTTATTGTATGTTCACAAATGTCTCACTTACGGGCGCATCGGAAGCATGCTGATTTTTTTGAACAAGAAGATAGAGTTGTATGATGAGTTGGCTATTGTAGTGGGTAAGGATTTGGCCACAGGAAGCTTTGCTAAGTCATATGTTGATATTGACACAGAGCATGACAATGCAGAGAGCACTGAGATGGTGGCTGATAATGGGGAGGAGGGTGTGGTGGATAAGGGGAAGAATGTGGTAGAATCGTCCACCACTGGGTCCACACTTTCAAAGTCCCACAAAAGAAGCCGTGCACCTCCCTCTGATGATAGCGCTCGGCGGTTGTCTCGATCGGCTTAA